The DNA region TGTTACGCGGTGTAAAGGTTGCTGATATCGTCACGATCCTGGGTAGTGTAGATATTATTATGGGTTCGGTGGACCGGTAAAAGTTTTCTTGTGTTAATTGTAATGAGTAACTACGAACAAGTCTTTATGTTGCCTTGGTTGTTAGTGTTGCTTGAGGCAAAGTTGATTGCAGCACTTCTTTGAAAACTAGAGCAATGATTTTGGGATGAAATAAAGCATTTGGTGTTTTTAGCATATGCATGACTTGGAGAAACTGCGATCGCACCTCAACACTTTTGGTAGATAACAGCATGACCCGATCCATATACCAATGCATCAGCTGTGTTTTTTGACCAGGTGACTTGCCTTCCGTACCGCGATAACGGTAATCTTCACTCGTTGCGAGTGTCCAAGGAACCACGTTAACTTGCGCTAATTGAGTTTGAAAGCGTTTTCCTAAGCCAGAAAGACCTTTTTTGAGACATTGATCTAAAGTTTCTGCTGCGATCGCTGCTGTTGTCATTCCTTGTCCATATACCGGATTGAACGCACACGCTGCATCGCCTGTGACAATCAAACCTTCTGGCATTCGGTGTAATTTTTCGTAATGACGGCGGCGGTTTTCGGTAGCGCGGTAGCTATATATTGGCGAGAGAGGTTTAGCATGTTTGATTGCATCGTAAAGTAGCGAACTACGCAGACTCCTTGTAAATTCGAGGAAACCAGCTTCGTCTGTGGGTGGATAGTCTTTATCTCCTCCGCCTAGAGAAACCAGCCAGCGAACGCCTTCAATAGGTAACATTAACCCTCCGCGTGTCACATTTGGTGGTGCGGCTTGCAAATACAAAGCTTGCCAATCGCTTGAGAAGTTTACAGGAGGTTGATAAATGCGACTTGCGTAACCAACATGAGAATTTACAATAGTTTCTTGCGGCGGTTCGTAACCAAGTGCTGTCAACCACTGCGGTGTTTTGGACGTTCTTCCACTTGCATCGACGACAAGATCGGCAAAGATTTGTTGTTCACTCACGCTTTTGGGATCTAATTGATTGTGCAAACGCACTTGCACACCAGTAATCGCACTTCTATCAGAATTAGCGAGTAAACTCGTCACTTCAGATTTGGTAATAAAGCATACCTGGGGACATTGCATCAACCGTTGACGGACACCCCATTCCAATAAACTGCGGCTGCTAGCGAACAACATCACGCCAGAAGTAAAGCGAATACCCCACCCCGCTGGATTTAGCCAAGCAACATCTTTTGCCATGTCAATCTGTGATGCACCCGCAGCAGATAATTCTGTATGCAAGCCTGGAAAAAGTTCTTCCAAAATCATCGCCCCCCGCATTAATAACGCGTGGACGTGATGCGATTGCGGAACGCCTTTACGCGGTACAGGGTTTTCAGGAAGGTAATCGCGTTCAATAATCGTGACTCGATCAAAGTACTTCGTCAAAACTCGACCAGTCACTAGCCCAGCGATACTACCACCAATTACAACCGCATGGCTACCTTGATGCGACGATAATTCAGGATACATTTGGTAACTCCTGTAAAGACTGTCCCCCAACAGCAAGCCCAGGAAAACGCATCTTCCCATAACGCACTTGCTTAGTTTAGAACTCTACAAACTCTCCACCCCTAATTACAGAATTCCCCTAAATCTTTGCGTCTGGAGTGGTTCGTTAAACTCCCGAAAACACTACCCAGCAACACTCTCAATCATTTCAAGATGTTTCGGCAACAAATCTGCCAAAGCATAACGTTCTAATACCTTTTCCCTTGCCTTAGCACGAAGTTCTGCCATGCGTGTAGGATGATCCAGCACTTGATCAACGCGATCTGCAATTTGCTGCGGTGCAAAGAAATCAACAAGTAACCCATTCTCGCCATCTTGAATGACTTCCGCAACAGGTGCAGTATTAGAACCTATTACCAAACACCCCGTAGACATGGCTTCAATCATTGACCAAGATAAAACAAACGGGCGCGTCAGATAAACATGAGCCGAGGACGCTTGAATTACTTGCAGATATTGATTGTAAGGTAACGAGCCAGTAAAATGCACCCGCGACAGATCCAAGGGGACTTTTTTGAGCATAAACTCTTTGTAAGATTCGCCATCGGGTAAAGATTTACCGTAGCAAACGCGCTCAGAACCTACAATAACAACGTGACAATTGGGGCGACGTTCTTGAATGTAGGCGATCGCTTCGATAAACTGCGGAAAACCGCGATACGGTTCCATCCCTCGCGCTACGTATGTTACCAGTTCGTCAACGCCGGATAAATCGAGATTTGGTAACACCAACTTTACACCAGGTTTGGGCTTGAAGTATTCAGTATCAACGCCATCATGCAGCACAGAAATTTTACTATGGAATTCTGGCGGAAACTGCGCGCGTTGCCAATAAGTCGGAGACAAACCGCGATCGCAACTGTACAAATCAATTAAAATCGGTGCATTCTTAATCCGAATCCGCGCGATATCATCAATATTTAAGGGATCGCTTGGGTCAAAATCGGCATCTGAGCCACGCGCATGATAGAACCATTCAAAATAACAAATCAGTGGTGTATTCGGAAATGCATCTTTAACAAACAATGTCGGTCCCCACCCCGAATGTCCGCAAATGACATCAGGAATGAATTGACGTGCTTTCAATTGTTCAGCTATTTTATAGACTGCTTGTCCGTGTAATACTGCACTTTCCAATGGTCTAACATAATGATGTGTTGATGGATGCGGGTTGCGACTTGGCTCAAAAATTGCTTTGTAAATATTTGGTAGCGAAACATCTTGATTTTTAGTACAAAAAACAACTTGATTGTTTGGATCGCTAGCAAGCACTTGTGCAATATGACGATATTGCGCTGGAAAATTGGTATGAAGAAATAATATGCGCATCTATATTAAATCGTTTGAATTATCAGTAAGTTTTATGCAGTGATCACAGAATATTTGATTTTATAGAATTACCGCAGGTATGTATACAATTAGACTTGCGTTTAAGGCTATATAAAATCCCCCAACTGCGGGCAGGGCAATTTCATTGTCAGGGTAAAAAAACTAAACTAATCTCAAAGCTCATCATCTTGGGAGCAATATTAGGTTACTGTTGAAACTCTACCAAGCGACTGAACAGATTTTCAATACTCAACGCGGTTATCGTCGCCTCTATCTAAGTCTATCGCCCTGCTTTATTGTTAATTCAGCAAGTCGCCTCGATTTCAACCGCTATGCGATGCTTGGCTAATCTAATTCGACCTTGTTTTCCTTCAGCTACAATGAAACAGCCCTGCCAGAATTGGGCGGATGTTGATGAGGTTGAGTTCTCCTAGTTCTGAGCGAGAAGATAAGGGAAAAACTTTATTCATGGAGTTAGGGGCAGACATACGACATACTCTGAAATGCCGCTTGTTTTAATCTAAAATCTTAAATTCAATTATGAGTAGTCAAAGTATAAATCAAACGCTAGAGACAACAATA from Chroogloeocystis siderophila 5.2 s.c.1 includes:
- a CDS encoding FAD-dependent oxidoreductase, whose protein sequence is MYPELSSHQGSHAVVIGGSIAGLVTGRVLTKYFDRVTIIERDYLPENPVPRKGVPQSHHVHALLMRGAMILEELFPGLHTELSAAGASQIDMAKDVAWLNPAGWGIRFTSGVMLFASSRSLLEWGVRQRLMQCPQVCFITKSEVTSLLANSDRSAITGVQVRLHNQLDPKSVSEQQIFADLVVDASGRTSKTPQWLTALGYEPPQETIVNSHVGYASRIYQPPVNFSSDWQALYLQAAPPNVTRGGLMLPIEGVRWLVSLGGGDKDYPPTDEAGFLEFTRSLRSSLLYDAIKHAKPLSPIYSYRATENRRRHYEKLHRMPEGLIVTGDAACAFNPVYGQGMTTAAIAAETLDQCLKKGLSGLGKRFQTQLAQVNVVPWTLATSEDYRYRGTEGKSPGQKTQLMHWYMDRVMLLSTKSVEVRSQFLQVMHMLKTPNALFHPKIIALVFKEVLQSTLPQATLTTKAT
- a CDS encoding glycosyltransferase family 4 protein, whose product is MRILFLHTNFPAQYRHIAQVLASDPNNQVVFCTKNQDVSLPNIYKAIFEPSRNPHPSTHHYVRPLESAVLHGQAVYKIAEQLKARQFIPDVICGHSGWGPTLFVKDAFPNTPLICYFEWFYHARGSDADFDPSDPLNIDDIARIRIKNAPILIDLYSCDRGLSPTYWQRAQFPPEFHSKISVLHDGVDTEYFKPKPGVKLVLPNLDLSGVDELVTYVARGMEPYRGFPQFIEAIAYIQERRPNCHVVIVGSERVCYGKSLPDGESYKEFMLKKVPLDLSRVHFTGSLPYNQYLQVIQASSAHVYLTRPFVLSWSMIEAMSTGCLVIGSNTAPVAEVIQDGENGLLVDFFAPQQIADRVDQVLDHPTRMAELRAKAREKVLERYALADLLPKHLEMIESVAG